Proteins encoded together in one Leishmania donovani BPK282A1 complete genome, chromosome 33 window:
- a CDS encoding deoxyribodipyrimidine photolyase, putative, whose product MKRGRSRSSSTGSAAAEKRSHTVREEVALFLFRRDLRVVDNTGLQALCDEAARRSIPVLPAFFFNPIQCDKKRNPYFGDAFFQFFCESLIDLDGAAQLNGGLVCLRGSDEDCLQRIRDSGYEVKVLGFNEDYTPFALARDRLLRAYADKQGIVCVTGPHDYSLRPLDEVVKNSEQPYSVFTPFYNKFTAEHAHRVAVPLLVNVSKVQSMLVSQPKKRMEHHLVDPALVYAHMPQVQDHGGRTEGLKRLACVERLKQYADARDDIAGDRTSHLSPHMKCGTVSTREVWHASVRALGTGHPFTRQLVWREFYAMLAFTRPRLLQGQLNSFIGQQDIVKATQPKQNAPFQPSYDNFKWSWKAEHFEAFKEGRTGVPLVDAAVRCLTATGWCHNRCRLVISNFAVKVLGIDWRECERWFATVAVDYDAANNNGGWLWSSGQGADAQPYFRTFNAFRQSERFDPDCKFIFQWVPELAKVPPSVVHHWEGYCARARGKATVTHSRKRNGQGNAEEYSTSYPAPIVDIKAATKAVVEEFKKYGKYKEN is encoded by the coding sequence ATGAAGCGTGGCCGCAGTCGCTCCTCGTCCACcggctcggcggcggcagaaaaGAGGTCGCACACGGTTCgtgaggaggtggcgctgtTTCTCTTTCGCCGCGACTTGCGTGTGGTGGACAACACCGGTCTGCAGGCGCTCTGCGACGAGGCCGCGCGCCGTTCCATcccggtgctgccggcgttcTTCTTCAACCCGATTCAATGCGACAAGAAGAGGAACCCGTACTTTGGCGACGCCTTTTTCCAGTTCTTCTGCGAGTCCCTCATAGACTtggacggcgcggcgcagctcaaCGGTGGACTGGTGTGCCtacgcggcagcgacgaggattGCTTGCAGCGCATCCGAGACAGCGGCTATGAGGTGAAAGTGCTTGGGTTCAACGAGGACTACACCCCCTTTGCCCTCGCGCGCgatcggctgctgcgcgcctaCGCAGACAAGCAGGGCATCGTGTGCGTGACAGGGCCTCACGACTACTCGCTGCGTCCTCTGGATGAGGTAGTCAAGAACTCTGAGCAGCCGTACAGCGTCTTCACTCCGTTCTACAACAAATTTACGGCCGAGCATGCGCACAGGGTGGCGGTACCGCTGCTGGTGAACGTGAGCAAGGTGCAGTCGATGTTGGTTTCGCAGCCAAAAAAGCGCATGGAGCATCACTTGGTAGATCCCGCGCTTGTGTACGCGCACATGCCGCAGGTGCAGGACCACGGCGGTCGCACAGAGGGGCTGAAGCGATTAGCGTGCGTGGAGAGGCTGAAGCAGTACGCAGATGCCCGCGACGACATCGCAGGAGACCGCACCTCGCACCTCAGCCCACACATGAAGTGCGGCACGGTGTCGACGCGGGAGGTGTGGCACGCCAGCGTGCGGGCGCTCGGCACTGGGCACCCGTTCACTCGTCAGCTTGTGTGGCGCGAGTTCTATGCGATGCTGGCCTTCACGCGCCCACGGCTCTTGCAAGGGCAGCTGAACTCCTTTATTGGCCAGCAGGACATCGTTAAGGCGACGCAGCCGAAGCAGAATGCACCGTTCCAACCGTCGTACGACAACTTCAAGTGGAGCTGGAAGGCAGAGCACTTCGAGGCGTTCAAGGAGGGGCGCACCGGTGTACcgctcgtcgacgccgccgtgcggTGTCTGACCGCCACCGGCTGGTGCCACAACCGTTGCCGCTTAGTCATCTCTAACTTTGCCGTCAAGGTGCTGGGAATCGACTGGCGCGAGTGTGAGCGGTGGTTTGCGACGGTGGCTGTGGACTACGACGCCGCGAACAACAACGGTGGCTGGCTGTGGTCCTCGGGCCAGGGTGCGGACGCGCAGCCGTACTTTCGCACCTTCAACGCATTCCGCCAGTCGGAGCGCTTCGACCCAGACTGCAAATTCATCTTTCAGTGGGTGCCTGAGCTGGCGAAGGTGCCGCCGAGCGTCGTGCACCACTGGGAGGGTTACTGTGCGAGGGCTAGAGGCAAGGCGACCGTTACCCACTCGAGGAAACGGAATGGCCAAGGGAACGCAGAGGAATATTCCACATCGTATCCTGCGCCGATTGTGGACATCAAGGCCGCCACCAAGGCGGTCGTTGAGGAGTTCAAGAAGTACGGCAAGTACAAGGAAAACTAG
- a CDS encoding serine peptidase, putative — MLQSLVNSIVFAPPRDPNSLQRVQLLQRKRHMSFTSKKSGERISYFHFDSKGDLVTKDNLERVVRSSMVLLFHHGNAEDLGGAFSYAQSMACVFGVAVVVYDYCGYGFSGFPDAATPAEVTEKSVYSDADHMYAHLLSLGYPAHRIIIVGRSVGGGPACYLAEKHHKKVGGLVLISTFTSCLRVVSSCCLPHFCCCVDLFPNYRRIEHIMECPVLMMHGTRDNVVPHHCSSELLEDIVARRNSALQRLLKKREGARAKQAKRSSKLGAASTGPTNTTKASAAISVADEALATAQPPPDGEKASVFDLYRRAYDGLPEAVRRVAEERLDVTAANVSIGAFHRWFAGCGHNDIEAREGHTFSDMFEYFVRFATAFSMEREALLSAKPLTGAAKASRDAFNRADSEIRE; from the coding sequence ATGCTGCAGTCGCTCGTGAACAGCATCGTCTTTGCGCCCCCACGGGACCCGAACAGTCtgcagcgggtgcagctgctgcagcgcaagcggCACATGAGCTTTACGAGCAAGAAGAGCGGCGAGAGAATTTCGTACTTCCACTTTGATTCAAAAGGCGATCTCGTGACCAAGGACAACCTCGAACGGGTCGTGCGCTCCTCCATGGTCCTGCTCTTCCACCACGGCAACGCCGAGGACCTCGGCGGCGCCTTCAGCTACGCGCAGTCCATGGCCTGCGTCTTTggagtggcggtggtggtgtacGACTACTGCGGCTACGGTTTTTCTGGCTTTCCCGAcgctgcgacgccggcggaggtgaCGGAGAAGAGCGTCTACAGCGACGCCGATCACATGTacgcccacctcctctccctcggcTACCCTGCTCACCGCATTATTATCGTTGGCCGCTCCGTCGGGGGTGGGCCGGCGTGCTACCTCGCTGAGAAGCATCACAAGAAGGTGGGGGGCTTAGTGCTTATATCGACCTTTACCTCCTgcctccgcgtcgtctcGTCTTGTTGCCTTCCGCACTTCTGCTGTTGCGTTGACTTGTTTCCTAACTACCGCCGCATCGAGCACATCATGGAGTGCCCGGTGCTGATGATGCACGGAACCCGCGACAACGTCGTCCCACACCATTGCTCGAGCGAGTTACTCGAGGACATCGTAGCGCGCCGCAACAGCGCGTTGCAACGACTCTTGAAGAAGCGTGAGGGGGCGCGGGCAAAGCAGGCGAAACGCTCAAGTAAGCTGGGTGCTGCCTCAACAGGGCCAACAAACACTACGAAGGCATCCGCGGCTATCAGCGTTGCTGACGAGGCGCTCGCCACTGCCCAGCCACCCCCTGATGGAGAGAAAGCCAGTGTGTTCGATCTCTATCGCCGCGCCTACGATGGCCTGcccgaggcggtgcggcgggtggcggaggagcgTCTCGACGTGACCGCTGCCAACGTCAGCATCGGGGCCTTTCACAGGTGGTTTGCGGGCTGTGGGCACAACGACATCGAGGCACGCGAGGGGCACACCTTCTCCGACATGTTTGAGTATTTTGTGCGCTTCGCGACCGCCTTCTCGATGGAGCGGGAGGCGCTCCTGTCGGCCAAGCCGCTCACCGGTGCAGCTAAGGCATCTCGTGACGCTTTTAACAGGGCTGACAGTGAGATCCGCGAGTAG
- a CDS encoding DNA mismatch repair protein, putative has protein sequence MTDERDGGVVQAFLALGADSSQCFRMFSRGSNPGCYVLGWWATLVAKEYIKSTAVLKKWSSGNSSSAMVDVVVVNDALCKEIIRDCLLRRGVSVEYYERETAGGSYVCRQRGSPGNITDFEASLFEVEEAEIQLLASGSLVFGATQDTGTAIGFAALNNTLRQLTFAEYTDTPQLTSLDALVAQTNLKELLLCVMSPAASAGAEATFNDDDRITAVRRICERCGVQLSVRSLREIQQLQKEEAAAKGLEALAEILRVPEERLSLELCPIARQAVENILGRIDVMDPSNRRAFYLRRTVPSTYMKLDSAAIEALNLVSKKPEPRGTLPTSVFSWLNRCHTGMGARAMRQWLLQPLRCADDINQRLTMVELFVENPILRDMFTTQVLKRCGDMDRLNRKLQRRSLALKDTQAFLEFVNVVPAALQVLGTYTGPQSKLLKDEYIAPMEDINDHMANLKTLIEATVDFSDRNAVRMNAAFDDELQALHEQLTSTQRQIDKEYGRVLSKYGWNEKQLKHEYHGTYGYVFRVSRKEDRQLRSTKELITVSTSKDGVRFVSEKMAALSEQYRRISDDYETRQMDLKRKLVDTIASYLPVLDDAKELIATLDVFVAWALVVKDCPRPMVRPAVREAPGTVALVKQEGTSARGADAAPVLSFKRLRHPLVELRQPGYKANPLHLTTQTNGLLITGPNMGGKSTYMRSVGVAVVLAQAGCFVPADAAEVQVRDAVMCRVGATDHLAQGVSTFMVEMLESASILTGATQDTLAIIDELGRGTSTYDGFGLAWAIAQDVAVRVRATLLFSTHFHELTQLPQQCSALQNMHFGAEVDESAGTLRFSYTLQPGPCGRSYGLYVASLAHLPESVIACAKVKVAEWETFEKEGASKSSAGAALDEAVVRKVSAYAKRIRELEQQGPGDDHDAAVQRLKLEIRQDADVRPYLCEVA, from the coding sequence ATGACGGACGAGCGCGACGGTGGTGTTGTGCAGGCCTTTCTGGCCCTTGGCGCCGACTCCAGCCAATGCTTTCGCATGTTTTCCAGAGGCTCCAACCCGGGATGTTACGTGCTGGGCTGGTGGGCCACCCTCGTCGCGAAAGAGTACATCAAGTCCACCGCCGTGCTGAAGAAGTGGTCGAGCGGCAACTCGTCCTCCGCCATGGTGGACGTTGTTGTTGTGAATGACGCACTCTGCAAGGAGATCATCCGCGATTgcttgctgcgccgtggGGTGTCGGTGGAGTACTACGAGCGAGAGACGGCCGGCGGGTCGTACGtgtgccgccagcgcggctcGCCAGGGAATATCACCGACTTTGAAGCATCGCTCTTCGAGGttgaggaggcggagattCAACTGCTGGCGAGCGGCTCCCTCGTGTTCGGTGCAACGCAGGACACGGGGACAGCGATTGGCTTTGCGGCGCTGAATAACACTCTGCGGCAGTTGACCTTTGCCGAGTACACGGACACGCCGCAGCTCACCAGCCTGGACGCGCTTGTCGCGCAGACGAACTTGAAGGAGCTTTTGTTGTGCGTGATGTCACCCGCCGCGTCCGCTGGCGCCGAAGCCACCTTCAACGACGATGACCGAATCACTGCGGTGCGCCGTATATGTGAGCGGTGCGGCGTTCAGCTGAgcgtgcgctcgctgcgcgagattcagcagctgcagaaggaggAAGCCGCTGCAAAAGGCCTCGAGGCACTGGCAGAGATCCTGCGAGTGCCAGAGGAGCGTCTGTCGCTAGAGCTCTGCCCGATTGCGCGACAAGCCGTGGAGAACATTCTCGGCCGCATTGATGTCATGGACCCGTCGAATCGGCGCGCCTTCTACCTGCGCCGCACCGTTCCGTCCACGTATATGAAGCTGGACAGCGCGGCGATCGAGGCGCTGAACCTGGTGAGCAAGAAGCCGGAGCCGCGCGGCACCCTTCCGACGTCTGTGTTCTCGTGGCTGAACCGCTGTCACACTGGCATGGGCGCGCGTGCGatgcggcagtggctgctgcagccgctccgctgcgccgacgATATCAACCAGCGCCTCACAATGGTGGAACTCTTCGTGGAGAACCCCATTCTACGCGACATGTTCACGACCCAGGTGCTGAAGCGGTGCGGCGACATGGATCGACTTAACCGCAAactgcagcgtcgcagcCTCGCCCTGAAGGACACGCAGGCGTTCCTGGAATTTGTGAATGTCGTCCCTGCTGCTCTACAGGTTCTGGGCACCTACACAGGCCCGCAGTCGAAGCTCTTGAAAGATGAGTACATTGCCCCGATGGAGGATATCAACGACCATATGGCGAACCTGAAGACGCTGATCGAGGCAACGGTGGACTTCAGTGACCGCAATGCGGTCCGCATGAACGCCGCGTTCGACGACGAGCTTCAGGCCCTGCATGAGCAGCTCACGagcacgcagcggcagatcGACAAGGAGTACGGCCGCGTCCTGAGCAAGTACGGGTGGAATGAGAAGCAGCTCAAGCACGAGTACCACGGTACGTATGGCTACGTCTTTCGTGTCTCTCGCAAGGAGGATcgccagctgcgcagcacaaAGGAACTTATCACGGTAAGCACGTCCAAGGACGGCGTACGGTTTGTGTCAGAGAAGATGGCGGCCCTCAGCGAGCAGTACCGGCGCATCAGCGACGACTACGAGACACGGCAGATGGACCTCAAGCGCAAGCTTGTGGACACCATCGCCTCCTACCTGCCCGTGCTCGACGACGCCAAGGAGCTGATAGCGACCCTGGACGTCTTCGTGGCCTGGGCTCTCGTGGTGAAGGATTGCCCGCGCCCCATGGTGCGGCCAGCTGTACGCGAGGCCCCTGGCACTGTGGCGTTGGTGAAGCAGGAGGGAACaagcgcacgcggcgcagacgcagcgccgGTCCTCTCCTTCAAGCGGCTCCGTCATCCTTTGGTCGAGCTTCGCCAGCCGGGCTACAAGGCCAACCCTCTCCATCTCACCACGCAAACAAACGGACTGCTCATTACCGGACCCAACATGGGCGGCAAGTCCACGTACATGCGCAGCGTCGGtgtcgcggtggtgctggcgcaaGCGGGCTGCTTTGTACCGGCCGATGCGGCGGAGGTTCAGGTGCGCGACGCTGTCATGTGCCGAGTCGGCGCGACCGATCACTTGGCACAGGGCGTCTCTACATTTATGGTGGAGATGCTCGAGTCTGCCTCGATTCTCACAGGCGCGACGCAGGATACCCTCGCCATCATCGACGAGCTCGGCCGCGGTACGTCCACGTACGACGGCTTCGGGTTGGCGTGGGCGATTGCCCAGGACGTGGCGGTGCGTGTTCGCGCGACCCTGTTGTTCTCCACACATTTTCACgagctgacgcagctgccgcagcagtgcagcgcgcTGCAGAACATGCACTTTGGCGCCGAGGTCGACGAGTCGGCCGGAacgctgcgcttctcctACACTCTCCAGCCAGGCCCGTGCGGACGCAGTTACGGCCTGTACGTCGCGTCGTTGGCGCACCTGCCAGAGTCCGTGATTGCGTGCGCCAAGGTGAAAGTTGCGGAGTGGGAGACATTTGAAAAAGAGGGCGCCTCGAAGAGCAGTGCTGGAGCGGCGCTcgacgaggcggtggtgcggaaGGTTTCGGCGTACGCCAAGCGCATCCGTGAGCTGGAACAGCAGGGACCGGGCGACGATcacgacgcggcggtgcagcggctaAAGCTAGAGATCCGGCAGGACGCAGATGTCCGCCCGTATCTGTGCGAGGTGGCGTAG